The following proteins come from a genomic window of Streptomyces liliiviolaceus:
- a CDS encoding sensor histidine kinase → MSADQALLKRLADVALAVVIGAVTVSAAALDQDTTALDLALIVAGSLALAAYRKAPRVVLAVTTAALSAHALHAQPGPVAALPVVAAVHIAAQAGHRAVGAAAGAVFLGAYLAAGPVTHGTVERTVLLTGWFLCAVVSGLAGRNWQAYLRQTEQRALEAERTREEAALRRAGEERLRIARELHDSLTHSISIVKLQAGVAVHLARKRGEEIPPALLAIQEAGGEAMRELRATLDILRTDEPTGTPALLVERARAAGLAVDLTVTGRERPLAATVDRAAYRIVQEALTNAARHAGPAKIAVRLDYGEGELTIRVDDDGTAEPSCPPVEGIGLTGMRERVTALGGALHAAPREEGGFSVRAGLPLEHA, encoded by the coding sequence ATGAGCGCGGACCAGGCACTCCTCAAGCGGCTCGCCGACGTGGCACTCGCCGTCGTGATCGGCGCCGTCACCGTGTCCGCGGCGGCCCTCGACCAGGACACCACCGCGCTCGACCTCGCGCTGATCGTGGCCGGCTCGCTCGCGCTGGCCGCGTACCGGAAGGCACCCCGGGTGGTGCTCGCCGTGACCACGGCGGCCCTGAGCGCCCACGCGCTGCACGCGCAGCCGGGGCCGGTGGCCGCCCTGCCCGTGGTGGCCGCCGTCCACATCGCCGCCCAGGCGGGACACCGGGCCGTCGGAGCGGCGGCGGGCGCCGTGTTCCTCGGCGCGTATCTCGCGGCGGGCCCGGTCACGCACGGCACCGTCGAGCGAACCGTGCTGCTCACGGGCTGGTTCCTGTGCGCCGTGGTCAGCGGCCTCGCGGGCCGCAACTGGCAGGCCTATCTGCGCCAGACCGAGCAGCGCGCCCTGGAGGCCGAGCGCACCCGCGAGGAGGCGGCCCTGCGCCGCGCGGGGGAGGAACGCCTGCGCATAGCAAGGGAGTTGCACGACTCCCTCACCCACAGCATCTCCATCGTCAAACTCCAGGCGGGTGTCGCCGTCCATCTCGCGCGCAAGCGCGGCGAGGAGATACCTCCCGCCCTGCTCGCGATCCAGGAGGCCGGCGGGGAGGCCATGCGCGAACTGCGCGCCACGCTGGACATCCTGCGCACGGACGAGCCGACCGGCACGCCGGCGCTGCTCGTGGAGCGGGCCCGCGCGGCGGGCCTCGCCGTCGACCTGACCGTGACGGGCCGCGAGCGCCCGCTGGCGGCGACCGTGGACCGCGCCGCGTACCGCATCGTCCAGGAAGCCCTCACGAACGCCGCCCGACACGCGGGACCCGCCAAGATCGCCGTGCGACTCGACTACGGAGAGGGGGAATTGACGATACGCGTCGACGACGACGGAACCGCCGAACCGTCCTGCCCGCCCGTCGAGGGCATCGGGCTCACCGGTATGCGCGAACGCGTCACGGCGCTGGGCGGCGCCCTGCACGCCGCCCCGCGCGAAGAGGGCGGCTTCTCGGTGCGGGCCGGACTGCCGCTGGAACACGCGTGA